From a single Bacillus pseudomycoides DSM 12442 genomic region:
- a CDS encoding anti-sigma factor domain-containing protein translates to MNKGIVMDIKKHSVVILTPDGEFITFKRKSHSYMIGEEISFNVQEQRVPRFSIPSFLKPASLLVACFLCVFLFFYNQPEEKAFAYVSIDINPSLEASVTKDLRVIDLRACNDDGKRILKEMKRWKNEPLQDVVRTIVKQSQEDGYLTKDKQVMLTAVTKDKSLEPQLEKTMQGLKKEYETKHVTVVYQSSTMQVRENAKKAGVSTGVYIKQENEKKKSLTPPALPSNQEEHPQEIHSQPKSSSDASSDLSPVKEERYEKQEQIEQKQSQEQQPQQSKGNNGHQQENNGKEYKQENKESQQENNGKGYKQENKESQQENNSKGYKQENKESQQENNGKGYKQENKESQQENNGKGYKQENKESQQENNGKGYKQENKESQQENKGNINENNGHKKEDKNVPATQHQGKEKKNP, encoded by the coding sequence ATGAATAAAGGGATTGTGATGGATATAAAAAAACATAGCGTAGTTATTTTAACTCCGGATGGAGAGTTTATTACGTTTAAAAGAAAATCGCACTCTTATATGATTGGAGAGGAAATCTCGTTTAACGTACAAGAACAAAGAGTACCGCGTTTTTCAATCCCTTCTTTCTTAAAGCCTGCATCATTACTTGTTGCTTGTTTTCTATGTGTGTTTCTGTTTTTCTACAACCAACCGGAAGAAAAAGCATTCGCTTATGTCTCAATTGATATTAATCCCAGTTTAGAGGCGAGCGTAACAAAGGATCTTCGTGTTATAGATTTGCGAGCTTGTAATGATGATGGAAAGCGCATTTTAAAAGAAATGAAACGATGGAAAAATGAACCTTTGCAAGACGTAGTACGTACCATTGTAAAGCAAAGTCAAGAGGATGGATACTTAACGAAAGACAAGCAAGTTATGCTAACAGCTGTTACAAAGGACAAGTCGCTAGAACCACAGTTGGAAAAGACTATGCAAGGATTAAAGAAAGAGTATGAGACAAAACATGTTACCGTCGTATATCAAAGCAGTACGATGCAAGTGCGAGAGAATGCCAAGAAAGCAGGAGTCAGCACAGGCGTCTATATAAAGCAAGAGAATGAGAAGAAGAAATCGCTTACTCCTCCTGCACTGCCGTCTAATCAGGAGGAACACCCTCAGGAGATACATTCGCAACCAAAGTCATCATCCGATGCATCATCGGATTTGTCTCCTGTAAAAGAAGAAAGATATGAGAAGCAAGAGCAAATAGAACAAAAGCAATCCCAGGAACAGCAACCCCAGCAATCAAAAGGAAATAATGGGCATCAGCAAGAAAACAACGGTAAAGAGTATAAACAAGAAAATAAAGAGTCTCAGCAAGAAAACAATGGTAAAGGGTATAAACAAGAAAATAAAGAGTCTCAACAAGAAAACAACAGTAAAGGGTATAAACAAGAAAATAAAGAGTCTCAGCAAGAAAACAACGGTAAAGGATATAAACAAGAAAATAAAGAGTCTCAGCAAGAAAACAACGGTAAAGGATATAAACAAGAAAATAAAGAGTCTCAGCAAGAAAATAACGGTAAAGGATATAAACAAGAAAATAAAGAGTCTCAGCAAGAAAATAAAGGCAATATAAACGAAAACAACGGGCATAAAAAAGAGGACAAAAACGTTCCTGCCACGCAACATCAGGGGAAAGAAAAGAAAAATCCATAG
- the sigI gene encoding RNA polymerase sigma factor SigI, with product MLSLVMKIIKKPKIEDIVCNIQNNGGDKEAFIAQYRPFIRKSISSVCRRYITEQDDEYSIGLFAFNQAIEQYSYKKGKSFLAFAELLIKRDVIDYIRKESKHNLVFLKEDQQEEMVEMQVSLTEYMKEMENRNRKEEILHFQIVLAEFKITFSELAKESPKHRDTREHLIEIVKIIIKEEKMMEELFRKKKLPLKHIEPRVRASRKTLERHRKYIIAMCIIFANNYTYILDYIRGGKHDE from the coding sequence GTGTTGAGTTTAGTGATGAAGATCATAAAAAAACCGAAAATAGAAGATATCGTATGTAACATACAAAACAACGGAGGAGATAAGGAAGCTTTTATCGCACAGTATCGGCCTTTTATTCGAAAATCAATCTCGTCTGTCTGCCGCCGGTATATTACGGAGCAGGATGATGAATACAGCATTGGATTGTTTGCGTTTAATCAAGCAATTGAACAGTATTCATATAAAAAAGGAAAATCTTTTCTAGCGTTTGCTGAGCTTCTTATAAAAAGGGATGTAATTGACTATATACGCAAGGAGTCTAAGCATAATCTCGTCTTTTTAAAAGAAGACCAGCAAGAGGAAATGGTAGAAATGCAGGTATCGCTTACGGAGTATATGAAAGAGATGGAAAACAGAAACCGTAAGGAGGAGATTCTTCATTTTCAAATTGTGCTAGCTGAGTTTAAAATCACATTTTCAGAGCTTGCTAAGGAATCTCCAAAGCATCGTGATACGCGTGAGCACTTAATAGAAATTGTAAAGATTATTATAAAAGAAGAGAAAATGATGGAAGAGCTGTTCCGAAAGAAAAAGTTACCGCTTAAACACATTGAACCGCGTGTTAGGGCAAGTCGTAAAACGTTGGAGCGGCATAGAAAATACATTATTGCAATGTGTATTATCTTTGCAAACAACTATACATATATTCTTGATTATATAAGAGGGGGGAAGCATGATGAATAA
- a CDS encoding fatty acid--CoA ligase: MYMTIGRIFDLTVGKYANKEALVEPEKNIRWTYKEWDEQINKTAQALLAEGVKKGDTVSVYLYNCHEFVNVYLACAKIGAIFNPINFRLKAKEVAYILMDASSKVVVFEKAVEQTVAAIERDFPNSSFWYIEDHAPSYAASYHEKVNAASSEAVDIVVEETDYCSMLYTSGTTGHPKGVLHRHRDMAEHSMICTYFLKYNRDSIGLVVAPLYHCGELNAGIIPRIQVGGKNIILHHFDTETVLHTIQKEKITTFFAAPTMWNMLLQEDLSQYELRSMKIGVYGGAAMAPALVKECKERLHIDLVQIYGMTEMGPVIAFLVEEDQITKAGSAGTPCFSHEIRIVKPNEEGPAEPDDVLPPYEVGEIISRGPTMMAGYHNREEATAKSMYKGWYHSGDLGYLDKDGYLYVADRLDDMVISGGVNIYPREIEDFLHSHPGILDVAVLGEPDELWGERVVAVVVKKDEHITAEDLEKYCKESDELADYKRPRHYVFADELPRNASGKLQKFVLRES; this comes from the coding sequence ATGTATATGACGATTGGGAGGATTTTTGATTTAACGGTAGGGAAATATGCAAATAAAGAAGCGTTAGTAGAACCAGAAAAGAACATTCGTTGGACATATAAAGAATGGGATGAACAGATCAATAAAACGGCGCAAGCATTATTAGCAGAAGGTGTGAAAAAAGGAGATACTGTATCTGTTTATTTATATAATTGTCATGAATTTGTAAACGTTTACCTCGCTTGTGCGAAAATCGGTGCGATTTTCAATCCGATTAACTTCCGTTTAAAAGCAAAAGAAGTAGCTTATATCCTCATGGATGCATCCTCAAAAGTCGTTGTATTTGAAAAAGCCGTTGAACAGACGGTTGCTGCCATTGAACGAGATTTCCCAAATAGTTCTTTTTGGTACATAGAAGATCATGCACCTTCATACGCTGCTTCTTATCATGAAAAGGTAAATGCAGCTTCATCTGAGGCAGTGGATATTGTCGTTGAGGAAACAGATTATTGTTCGATGCTCTATACCAGTGGTACAACGGGTCATCCAAAAGGGGTGCTACATCGTCATCGTGATATGGCTGAACATAGTATGATTTGCACGTATTTCTTAAAATATAACCGTGATAGTATTGGCCTTGTAGTAGCACCGTTATATCATTGCGGTGAATTAAATGCTGGTATTATACCAAGAATTCAAGTTGGCGGAAAGAATATCATTTTACATCACTTTGATACAGAGACGGTTTTACATACAATTCAAAAGGAAAAAATTACAACATTCTTTGCGGCGCCAACGATGTGGAATATGCTGTTACAAGAGGATTTATCACAATATGAATTACGGTCGATGAAAATTGGAGTATATGGCGGAGCTGCGATGGCACCAGCGCTCGTAAAAGAATGTAAAGAGCGTCTGCATATCGATCTTGTTCAAATTTATGGAATGACAGAGATGGGTCCCGTTATTGCATTCTTAGTAGAAGAAGATCAAATTACGAAAGCTGGTTCAGCCGGAACGCCTTGTTTTAGTCATGAAATTCGAATTGTAAAACCGAACGAAGAGGGGCCGGCAGAACCAGATGACGTGTTACCACCTTATGAAGTGGGAGAAATTATTTCACGTGGACCAACTATGATGGCAGGATATCATAATCGTGAAGAAGCAACAGCAAAGTCTATGTATAAAGGATGGTATCACTCAGGTGATTTAGGTTATTTAGATAAAGATGGTTATTTATACGTTGCCGATCGTTTGGATGATATGGTCATTAGCGGCGGGGTAAATATTTATCCGCGTGAAATTGAAGATTTCCTGCATAGTCATCCTGGGATACTAGATGTTGCTGTACTTGGTGAACCAGATGAATTATGGGGTGAACGTGTTGTTGCGGTAGTGGTCAAAAAGGATGAACATATTACGGCGGAAGATTTAGAAAAGTATTGTAAAGAAAGTGATGAATTAGCAGACTATAAACGACCACGCCACTACGTATTTGCAGATGAACTTCCTCGTAATGCGAGTGGGAAATTGCAGAAATTTGTACTTAGAGAGTCATT
- a CDS encoding Imm50 family immunity protein: MWYSNLEGNRFISNLYNEAPSLLDVRIVAVKIEDEGKKISINFNMPKFADNPPKKWKDLNYNTVFVQLDFFDIQELTLKSSNDKYRGDINIELDKDGNFNINISGSVCMNLKADYGIIQSVSGYIDTIK; the protein is encoded by the coding sequence ATGTGGTACAGTAATTTAGAAGGAAATAGATTTATATCAAATTTATATAACGAAGCTCCTTCATTGTTAGATGTACGTATTGTAGCAGTTAAAATTGAAGATGAAGGTAAAAAAATTTCTATAAATTTTAATATGCCTAAATTCGCAGATAATCCTCCAAAAAAATGGAAAGATTTAAACTATAATACTGTATTTGTCCAACTAGACTTTTTTGATATACAGGAATTAACATTGAAATCTTCCAATGATAAATACAGAGGAGATATTAATATTGAATTAGACAAAGATGGGAATTTTAACATTAACATATCAGGTTCTGTATGTATGAATCTTAAAGCTGACTATGGTATCATACAATCTGTCAGTGGCTATATTGATACAATAAAATAG
- a CDS encoding coproporphyrinogen III oxidase — MLLISIKTLQDDRFLRPLQNISGLFFEESTIGFEKEDANLIVEIKIEGNVTASARLTDVATGNVYEETFEKDLSSFTVEKERMKQVKHVVSYVYLSVLQQLTGIEQSWGILTGVRPTKLLHKMLQNGMSKEEAHKELLESYLIHEEKIELLQRIVDCQLAVVPDLYRLKEEVSIYIGIPFCPTKCAYCTFPAYAINGRQGSVDSFLGGLHYEVREIGKFLKEKGVKVTTIYYGGGTPTSITAEEMDMLYEEMYQSFPDVKEVREVTVEAGRPDTITPEKLEVLNKWNIDRISINPQSYHQETLKAIGRHHTVEETIEKYHLARQMGMNNINMDLIIGLPGEGLDIFKHTLDETEKLMPESLTVHTLSFKRASEMTQNKRKYKVAGREEITAMMHEAEEWTKNHNYVPYYLYRQKNILGNLENVGYAMPSQESIYNIVIMEEVQSIIGLGCGASSKFVHPETGAITHFANPKDPKSYNDGYIKYTEDKLEILKELFS, encoded by the coding sequence GTGTTGTTAATTTCAATAAAAACGTTACAAGATGATCGTTTTTTACGTCCGCTACAAAATATTAGCGGCTTATTTTTTGAAGAAAGCACGATAGGATTTGAGAAAGAAGATGCGAATCTTATTGTTGAAATAAAGATAGAAGGAAACGTGACAGCTTCAGCACGTTTAACAGACGTTGCAACTGGAAATGTATATGAAGAAACGTTTGAAAAAGATTTATCTTCCTTCACAGTAGAAAAAGAACGTATGAAACAAGTAAAACATGTTGTTTCATATGTGTATCTTTCTGTCTTGCAACAGCTAACTGGAATTGAGCAAAGTTGGGGGATTTTAACAGGAGTACGTCCAACGAAACTTCTTCATAAAATGCTTCAAAATGGCATGTCAAAAGAAGAAGCGCATAAAGAACTTCTTGAAAGCTATTTAATTCATGAAGAAAAAATTGAACTTCTGCAGCGCATCGTGGACTGTCAATTAGCAGTTGTTCCAGATTTATATCGTTTGAAAGAAGAAGTAAGTATTTATATCGGTATTCCGTTCTGTCCGACAAAATGTGCATATTGTACATTCCCGGCGTATGCGATTAATGGACGTCAAGGATCGGTTGATTCTTTCTTAGGAGGCTTACACTACGAAGTTCGTGAAATTGGTAAGTTCCTAAAAGAAAAAGGTGTTAAGGTTACAACGATTTATTACGGAGGCGGTACGCCAACAAGTATTACAGCAGAAGAGATGGACATGTTGTATGAAGAAATGTACCAATCGTTCCCGGATGTGAAAGAAGTACGCGAAGTAACAGTTGAGGCAGGTCGTCCTGATACGATTACGCCAGAAAAACTAGAAGTATTAAATAAATGGAACATCGACCGCATTAGTATTAATCCGCAGTCGTACCATCAAGAAACGTTAAAAGCAATCGGGCGCCATCATACAGTGGAAGAAACGATTGAAAAGTATCATTTAGCACGTCAAATGGGAATGAACAATATCAATATGGACCTAATTATTGGTCTTCCAGGTGAAGGACTAGATATATTTAAACATACGTTAGATGAAACGGAAAAGTTAATGCCGGAATCATTAACAGTTCACACATTATCATTTAAGCGTGCTTCTGAAATGACGCAAAATAAGCGTAAATATAAAGTGGCAGGTCGTGAAGAAATTACAGCGATGATGCATGAGGCTGAAGAGTGGACGAAAAATCATAATTACGTACCTTATTATTTATACCGCCAAAAGAACATTTTAGGTAACTTAGAAAATGTAGGCTATGCGATGCCATCGCAAGAAAGTATTTATAATATCGTGATTATGGAAGAAGTACAGTCTATTATCGGTCTTGGCTGCGGTGCATCAAGTAAATTTGTGCATCCAGAGACAGGGGCAATTACACATTTTGCAAACCCGAAAGATCCGAAATCATATAATGATGGTTATATCAAATATACAGAAGATAAGCTTGAAATTTTAAAAGAGCTATTCTCTTAA
- a CDS encoding Cof-type HAD-IIB family hydrolase yields MIYRLLALNIDGTLLQKNGKIPKGTREAIDFVKRKGVYVTLFTSRHFQSAHKIAKSLKLDSILITHSGAFISASLDKPLVQKRLSEEKTFNIVQVLEHFECNVRISHERFSIGNRERNTPNLIARTVLSSSDPLFYPVQFVDSLGDALRDQPVSAPKIDVVFASRGERERALKTLKKAFENVEYIESGGGRVEILPLHVSKLRGLQLLGEHLGIELNEMVAIGDSLEDLDVIAGVGLGVAMGDAPIPLKQAADWITRSNSENGVEYMIKEHFRKQFPLPFLKNHSQVHKW; encoded by the coding sequence GTGATTTATCGCTTGTTGGCTCTTAATATAGATGGGACGCTCCTGCAGAAAAATGGGAAGATACCAAAAGGAACACGAGAAGCTATTGATTTTGTCAAACGAAAAGGTGTATATGTTACGCTGTTTACAAGTCGGCACTTTCAATCGGCTCATAAAATAGCAAAGTCATTAAAACTAGATTCTATATTAATTACGCATAGCGGTGCTTTTATTTCTGCTTCATTAGATAAGCCGCTTGTTCAAAAACGATTATCAGAAGAAAAAACGTTTAATATCGTGCAAGTGCTCGAACATTTTGAATGTAATGTCCGTATTTCACATGAACGTTTTTCAATCGGTAACCGTGAGCGAAATACACCAAACTTAATTGCACGCACTGTATTATCAAGTTCGGATCCGTTATTTTATCCTGTTCAATTTGTAGATTCATTAGGTGACGCACTGCGTGATCAGCCTGTTTCAGCTCCGAAAATTGATGTTGTCTTTGCAAGTAGAGGAGAAAGAGAACGCGCGCTTAAAACGTTGAAAAAAGCATTTGAAAATGTCGAGTATATAGAATCCGGTGGGGGAAGGGTAGAAATTCTTCCGCTTCATGTATCGAAATTAAGAGGATTACAATTATTAGGAGAACACCTTGGGATCGAATTGAATGAAATGGTGGCAATTGGAGATAGTTTGGAAGATTTAGATGTCATCGCGGGTGTTGGATTAGGAGTTGCAATGGGAGATGCACCTATTCCATTGAAGCAAGCAGCAGATTGGATTACACGTTCCAATAGTGAAAACGGAGTGGAATATATGATTAAGGAACATTTTCGAAAGCAATTTCCACTTCCATTTTTAAAAAATCACTCGCAGGTTCATAAATGGTGA
- a CDS encoding DNA-3-methyladenine glycosylase, translating into MKAPPSFYEGDTLEIAKNLLGHKLVHIVDGIKRSGFIVEIEAYKGPDDKAAHSYGGRRTERTEVMFGAPGHAYVYLIYGMYHCFNIITAPVGTPQGVLIRALEPVDGIEDIKMARYGKTDLTKSQYKNLTNGPGKLCRALGITLEERGLSLQGDELYIELVPEAEQLSSQYEIVTGPRINIDYAEEAVHYPWRFYFKNHPFVSK; encoded by the coding sequence ATGAAAGCACCTCCTTCTTTTTATGAGGGTGATACATTAGAAATTGCTAAAAATTTACTTGGTCATAAACTTGTACATATAGTAGATGGAATAAAACGAAGTGGATTCATTGTAGAAATAGAAGCGTATAAAGGACCAGATGATAAAGCTGCACATAGTTACGGGGGAAGACGAACCGAGCGAACGGAAGTTATGTTTGGCGCACCAGGACACGCTTATGTATATCTCATCTATGGTATGTATCATTGTTTTAATATCATTACAGCTCCAGTTGGTACCCCGCAAGGCGTTCTTATTCGGGCATTAGAGCCAGTCGATGGAATAGAAGACATAAAAATGGCACGTTACGGTAAAACAGATCTTACGAAATCACAATACAAAAATTTAACGAACGGACCTGGAAAGCTATGCCGCGCACTTGGCATTACTTTAGAAGAACGTGGCTTATCCTTACAAGGTGATGAATTATATATTGAATTGGTGCCAGAAGCAGAGCAGCTATCTTCTCAATATGAGATTGTAACAGGCCCACGCATCAATATTGACTATGCTGAAGAAGCTGTTCATTATCCTTGGCGTTTTTATTTTAAGAACCATCCATTTGTCTCTAAATGA
- the budA gene encoding acetolactate decarboxylase, which produces MSIAQLLDIDAKKMKTNNEVYQTSTMLALLDGIYDGIINFDKLKEHGDFGIGTFDQLDGEMIAFDGEFYHLRSDGSAEMVAPEETTPFATVTFFEKEMSYTIDRPMNREEVESLLHELMPSKNLFYAIRMDGTFREVRTRTVPCQEKPYTPLVEVTKSQPIFSFSHTKGTMAGFWTPDYAQGIGVAGFHLHYIDDERSGGGHVFDFTVENCTIEICQKAHMHLALPETADFMAADLSRENLENDIATAEGAE; this is translated from the coding sequence ATGAGTATTGCACAATTATTAGATATTGATGCGAAAAAGATGAAAACGAATAATGAAGTATATCAAACGTCAACAATGCTAGCTTTATTGGATGGTATATATGATGGCATTATCAACTTTGATAAATTAAAAGAGCACGGCGATTTTGGCATCGGTACGTTTGATCAATTAGATGGTGAAATGATTGCTTTTGATGGAGAATTTTATCATTTGCGTTCCGACGGTTCTGCAGAAATGGTAGCACCGGAAGAAACAACACCGTTTGCCACTGTAACATTTTTTGAAAAAGAAATGAGTTATACAATTGATCGTCCAATGAATCGTGAAGAAGTAGAATCTTTATTACATGAATTAATGCCAAGTAAAAACTTATTTTATGCGATTCGTATGGATGGAACATTCCGTGAAGTAAGAACAAGAACCGTTCCGTGTCAAGAAAAACCATATACACCACTTGTAGAAGTGACAAAATCACAGCCGATTTTTTCTTTCTCTCATACGAAAGGAACAATGGCAGGATTTTGGACACCAGATTATGCGCAAGGTATTGGAGTAGCCGGTTTCCATCTACATTATATTGATGATGAACGAAGCGGAGGCGGACATGTTTTTGATTTTACTGTAGAAAACTGTACGATCGAAATTTGTCAAAAAGCACATATGCATTTAGCACTTCCAGAAACAGCTGATTTTATGGCAGCGGATTTATCTAGAGAAAATCTTGAAAATGATATTGCGACTGCGGAAGGTGCGGAGTAA
- the alsS gene encoding acetolactate synthase AlsS, producing the protein MSTEVKANNVKTTTKGADLVVDCLIEQGVTHVFGIPGAKIDSVFDVLQERGPELIVCRHEQNAAFMAAAVGRLTGKPGVCLVTSGPGTSNLATGLVTATAESDPVVALAGAVPRTDRLKRTHQSMDNAALFEPITKYSVEVEHPDNVPEALTNAFRSATSTHPGATLVSLPQDVMTAETSVSSIGTLSQPQLGIAPTHKIAAVVEQIKSAKLPVILLGMRASTNEVTKAVRELIADTQLPVVETYQAAGAISRELEDHFFGRVGLFRNQPGDILLEQADLVLSIGYDPIEYDPKFWNKLGDRTIIHLDDHQADIDHDYQPNCELIGDIALTVDSIAEQLPRFILSTKSEAILDQLRAKLSEQAEVPVRDSQGLTHPLQVIRTLRSLIDDETTVACDIGSHYIWMARCFRSYEPRRLLFSNGMQTLGVALPWAIAATLVEPGKKVVSVSGDGGFLFSAMELETAVRLKAPIVHLVWRDGTYDMVAFQQMMKYGRTSATEFGDVDIVKYAESFGAIGLRVNSPEELEGVLQEALKAEGPVVVDIPIDYRDNIKLSEKLLPNQLN; encoded by the coding sequence TTGAGTACAGAAGTAAAAGCAAACAACGTGAAAACAACAACAAAAGGAGCCGATCTTGTTGTCGATTGTTTAATCGAACAAGGAGTTACACATGTTTTCGGTATTCCAGGTGCAAAAATTGATTCTGTGTTTGATGTGTTGCAAGAGCGTGGACCTGAGTTAATCGTTTGTCGTCATGAACAAAACGCAGCATTTATGGCAGCGGCTGTTGGGAGATTGACAGGGAAACCAGGTGTATGTCTTGTTACATCGGGACCAGGGACATCAAATTTAGCGACAGGTCTTGTTACTGCTACGGCAGAGAGTGATCCCGTTGTTGCTTTAGCGGGTGCAGTGCCGCGTACAGATCGTTTAAAACGTACGCATCAATCTATGGATAATGCTGCACTATTCGAACCAATCACAAAATATAGCGTAGAAGTAGAGCATCCTGATAATGTGCCAGAAGCACTTACAAATGCATTCCGCAGTGCAACTTCTACTCATCCGGGAGCAACGCTTGTTAGTCTTCCACAAGATGTTATGACTGCTGAAACGTCCGTTTCATCTATTGGCACGCTTTCTCAGCCGCAACTTGGTATCGCTCCCACACATAAAATTGCAGCAGTTGTAGAACAAATTAAATCTGCAAAATTACCAGTTATTTTACTTGGTATGAGAGCGAGCACAAATGAAGTAACGAAAGCAGTTCGTGAGTTAATTGCTGATACACAATTGCCGGTTGTTGAAACGTATCAAGCAGCTGGAGCAATTTCACGTGAATTAGAAGATCATTTCTTTGGACGCGTTGGGTTATTCCGTAATCAACCAGGCGATATTTTATTAGAACAGGCCGATCTTGTTCTATCTATCGGTTATGACCCAATTGAGTATGATCCGAAGTTTTGGAATAAGTTAGGGGATAGAACGATTATTCATCTTGACGATCATCAAGCTGATATTGACCATGACTATCAACCAAATTGCGAATTAATTGGTGATATTGCATTAACGGTAGATAGCATTGCAGAGCAATTACCAAGATTTATCTTGTCAACAAAATCAGAAGCTATTTTAGATCAATTACGTGCGAAATTATCAGAGCAAGCCGAAGTGCCAGTTCGCGATTCACAAGGGCTTACACATCCACTGCAAGTCATTCGTACACTTCGTTCGTTAATTGATGATGAAACAACTGTTGCATGTGACATCGGTTCACATTACATTTGGATGGCAAGATGCTTCCGCTCTTATGAACCACGCCGTTTATTATTTAGTAATGGTATGCAGACATTAGGTGTCGCACTTCCTTGGGCAATTGCAGCGACATTGGTGGAACCAGGTAAAAAAGTGGTTTCTGTTTCTGGAGATGGTGGTTTCTTATTCTCTGCAATGGAACTAGAAACAGCAGTACGTCTCAAAGCTCCGATTGTTCATCTTGTTTGGAGAGATGGTACATATGATATGGTTGCCTTCCAACAAATGATGAAATACGGCAGAACATCAGCAACAGAATTTGGTGATGTTGATATTGTAAAATATGCAGAAAGCTTCGGTGCTATTGGACTTCGTGTGAATTCTCCAGAAGAGTTAGAAGGGGTATTACAAGAAGCACTGAAAGCAGAAGGTCCTGTAGTTGTAGATATTCCAATTGATTATCGCGATAACATTAAATTAAGTGAAAAATTACTACCAAACCAATTGAACTAG
- a CDS encoding YlbF/YmcA family competence regulator encodes MTKNIHDVAYELQKAIAENTDFQALKASYAEVQGDAASKQLFDQFRTMQMGLQQKMMQGQEITEEDNQKAQEVVALIQQDPKIVKLMEAEQRLNVVIGDINKIIMKPLEELYTAYQA; translated from the coding sequence ATGACAAAAAACATTCATGATGTTGCATATGAATTACAAAAAGCAATTGCAGAAAATACAGATTTCCAAGCTTTAAAAGCAAGTTATGCAGAAGTACAAGGGGATGCGGCATCAAAACAACTGTTTGATCAATTCCGTACAATGCAAATGGGCTTACAACAAAAGATGATGCAAGGACAAGAAATTACAGAAGAAGATAACCAAAAAGCACAAGAAGTTGTAGCGCTTATTCAACAAGATCCAAAAATCGTAAAGTTAATGGAAGCAGAGCAACGCTTAAATGTTGTAATCGGCGATATTAACAAAATTATTATGAAGCCACTTGAAGAATTATATACTGCATATCAAGCTTAA